Part of the Haloarchaeobius litoreus genome is shown below.
CGCGGTGACCGGTCACCGGCCCCCACTGGAGCCAGCTACTCCCGAGGGTTGTGGTCCGTGACTGTCGCGGTGATTCCGTGGCGGTACCGGGCGGCGAGCGTTCCCACGACGAGCCTGTCGCGGTCGTTGACGCCGAGCAGGAGTAGCGTGCCGACGTACGTCAGCGCACCCAACCCGAGCCCGACGGCGACCCCGCCGACCCCGGCCAGGCCCTCGCGGACGAGGAGCATCACCACCACCGTCGCAGCGCCGGCCCCGAGCGGCTTCAGGAACGTCGCGTCGAACGGCCAGAGCCCCTCGAAGCGCCGCAGGAGGACGACCTGGATGCCGTTCTGGACGGCGATGGCGACGGCCGTGCCGAGCGCGGCACCGACCAGCCCGAACTCCCGGACGAACGCGAACGTCAGCAGCGTGTTCAGCACGGCGAGCAGCCAGTCCAGCGCCATCCGGGCGTACTGGTGGTCGGTCATCATCAGCAGCCAGCCGGTCGCGCCGACCGCGCTACCGACGAGGACGCCGCCGAGATACACCACCAGCGGGACGTAGCCGGCGGTGAAGCTCGGGCCGAACACCGACAGGATGGCTCTCCCGTAGACGAAGAGCACGACGAGAATCGGGACGACGGTGGTAACGATGAGCCGCGTCACCGCGGAGTACACCGCGTTCAGCGTCGCCATCTCGTCGTCAGCGTACAGTCCGGAGGCCACCGGCGGCAGGAGCATGTTGAACGAGAGCAGCGGAATCCACGCCAGCGACACGAGGACGAGCACGACGTTGTAGACGCCCGCCGCACTCGCCGTGAGGAGGAAGCCGACCAGCATCACGTCGACGCGGTTCTGGAACACCTTGCCGAGGCTGCTCAGGGCGATGGGACCGGAGTGGTTGTAGAACCGCCGCGCCTCGGACCGGAGCCCGGAAAGGAGCGGTCGGATGCCCGTCGCGGAGACGACCACCGGAAATCCGACGAGCGCGAGACCCGCCATCCCGAGGACGAACGCGCCGGCGACGCCGACCACCGAGTACCCGAGGAGCAGGGCCCCAAGCGCGCCGACCAGCCTGACGGCCGGTCGGAGCACGCGGTTGAACAGCACCTCGCCGCGGGCGGACTGCGTCGCCCTGAGGACGCCGGCGTGGATGTTGACGAGTCCGACGAGAACCACGAGCGCGGCGAACAGCCGCACCGTCGGCGGGAAATCGATATGCGAGACCGTCACCCGGTTGAGCCAGTCGCCGCCGAGGAACAGTCCGCCGGCGAGCACGAGACCGACGACGACCGTCGTGAGGTAGGCCAGCGCCACCACGCGCCCCTGCCGGTCCGGCTCGTCGTCGTACGCGGCGAGGTAGCGCTGGAGCGTCCCGACCGACCCGAAGTTCACGAGGCGGAACAGCAGCTGGGCGACCCGCCACGCGAACGCGTAGACGCCGTAGACGACCGGGCCGAGCCCCTGGGCGAGGGCGTACTCGGTCGCGGTCGTCAGCGCCCGCTGGAGGGACTGGCCGCCGGAGGTGATGACCGCACCGTGGGCGATGGTCAGGAGCGACTCGCGTTCGTCGTCGGGGATGTCGTCTATGGCCACTCTGTCGTCCGTGTCTCTCGATTCCGTCGGGGATAAGTCGCCTGATTCCCGGTGCCGCCGTGGGCGACGGTCACCGCGGGGACGTGTCGTGAACCCAGCGGGCCAGGTCGGCGACGGCCTCGTCGGCGACGTTCCCGCCGAAGTAGAGGCTCAGGAAGCCGGTGGGCGTGCTCACGTGCTGGAAGTAGTGGTCCACATCCTCGTAGCGTTCGACGCGACTGCCTGCCGGGAGCGGGGCGTCCCGCCAGGCCTCGAACCCCCTGTGGAAGAACGCGGCGAGTTCCGGCTGGGAGTCGTGGTCGGCACCGCAGGTCTTCAGCGCGAAGGTGGGGACGTCGAGGTCGCTCGCGGTGCCCGAAGGGTCGTACTCGCCGACGCTCCGGTGCCAGACACCGGGCTTGCCCATTATCGTCTCGTCGTCGTCGAACTCACCGTCGGCGATCCGGCGGTACATCGCCGCCACCTCCTCGATCTCGGCACGGTCCTCCTCGTCGATGTCGCCGTCGACATCGAACTCGTACCGCATGAAATCGAGCCCGTCGGGGTCGAGGACGGAGTCGGCGCGGCCGTCGAGGACCACGACACCGGCGACGCCACCGTGGCGCTCGGCGATGCGCGGCGCGGCCATCCCGCCCTGGCTGTGCCCCGAGACGAAGACCGACTCGTCGTCGACCTCGGCGGCCGCCCCGAGGGTCCGGACCGCTGCGACGGCGTCGTCCACGACGACCCGGTCCAGCGTGTACGCCTCGTCGGGTACCTCGTGTTCGGCGAGTCGCTTCTCGTACCGGAGCGTGGCGATTCCTTCGCTCGCGAGCCCCCACGCGAGGTCCTTGAGTATCTTCGCGTTCTCGGCGGTTCCGTCGGGGTCGTGGACCCCGGCCCCGTGGACGAGTACCACGCCGGGGACCGGAGCCTCGCCCTCCGGCACGGCGAGGACGCCGTCGAGGTCGACGTCGCCGGCGTCGACGGTCACCGTGCGTTCCTCGAACGCGGACTCGTCGGCGTACGCCGGCGGCTCGTACTCGGGGTCGAACCGAAGG
Proteins encoded:
- a CDS encoding alpha/beta fold hydrolase, which gives rise to MSDTTDPAATARTFATRFLDRSFADAADLLTDDGHDAVVDSFPEEFSDESMDAADAFEEYWWGLHGQYGEPEGVADLTVDDGDGRVALAFESGTEIARLAVTDEGIADLRFDPEYEPPAYADESAFEERTVTVDAGDVDLDGVLAVPEGEAPVPGVVLVHGAGVHDPDGTAENAKILKDLAWGLASEGIATLRYEKRLAEHEVPDEAYTLDRVVVDDAVAAVRTLGAAAEVDDESVFVSGHSQGGMAAPRIAERHGGVAGVVVLDGRADSVLDPDGLDFMRYEFDVDGDIDEEDRAEIEEVAAMYRRIADGEFDDDETIMGKPGVWHRSVGEYDPSGTASDLDVPTFALKTCGADHDSQPELAAFFHRGFEAWRDAPLPAGSRVERYEDVDHYFQHVSTPTGFLSLYFGGNVADEAVADLARWVHDTSPR
- a CDS encoding lipopolysaccharide biosynthesis protein, translated to MAIDDIPDDERESLLTIAHGAVITSGGQSLQRALTTATEYALAQGLGPVVYGVYAFAWRVAQLLFRLVNFGSVGTLQRYLAAYDDEPDRQGRVVALAYLTTVVVGLVLAGGLFLGGDWLNRVTVSHIDFPPTVRLFAALVVLVGLVNIHAGVLRATQSARGEVLFNRVLRPAVRLVGALGALLLGYSVVGVAGAFVLGMAGLALVGFPVVVSATGIRPLLSGLRSEARRFYNHSGPIALSSLGKVFQNRVDVMLVGFLLTASAAGVYNVVLVLVSLAWIPLLSFNMLLPPVASGLYADDEMATLNAVYSAVTRLIVTTVVPILVVLFVYGRAILSVFGPSFTAGYVPLVVYLGGVLVGSAVGATGWLLMMTDHQYARMALDWLLAVLNTLLTFAFVREFGLVGAALGTAVAIAVQNGIQVVLLRRFEGLWPFDATFLKPLGAGAATVVVMLLVREGLAGVGGVAVGLGLGALTYVGTLLLLGVNDRDRLVVGTLAARYRHGITATVTDHNPRE